One window from the genome of Cricetulus griseus strain 17A/GY chromosome 2, alternate assembly CriGri-PICRH-1.0, whole genome shotgun sequence encodes:
- the CUNH2orf88 gene encoding small membrane A-kinase anchor protein has product MGCMKSKQTFPFPNTLDKLHESEETFMPDDSCQHRTPSPGKPGDQEEAKKLPEASPVVLEFAERLAKEIVQDALQQWACENIKYYNIPYIESEGSDTTIG; this is encoded by the coding sequence ATGGGCTGCATGAAATCAAAGCAAACATTCCCTTTTCCTAACACATTAGACaagctacatgagagtgaagaAACCTTTATGCCAGATGATAGCTGTCAACATAGGACCCCTTCTCCAGGTAAACCTGGAGACCAAGAGGAAGCGAAGAAACTCCCAGAGGCCAGTCCTGTGGTCCTTGAATTTGCAGAGCGTCTGGCCAAGGAAATCGTGCAGGATGCCTTGCAGCAGTGGGCATGCGAAAACATCAAGTACTACAACATCCCATACATCGAGAGTGAGGGCTCTGACACCACTATTGGATGA